One window from the genome of Malus domestica chromosome 01, GDT2T_hap1 encodes:
- the LOC103446040 gene encoding uncharacterized protein translates to MEDKNLEKPIPEGWELKDEGSKTSHYLCPATGQHFSTYDDLMRYVNYAKENKLSIYAPDCKFNKLKRKRRKNKPISLTRKNSGGQSSRPLPVNLGKEREETANPMESNDTGKDTEAGEAGKKSIQAGDLEASEAMKE, encoded by the exons ATGGAAGATAAGAATTTGGAAAAGCCAATTCCTGAAGGGTGGGAGTTGAAGGATGAAGGCTCCAAAACCTCG CACTACTTGTGTCCTGCAACTGGTCAGCATTTTTCAACATATGATGATCTTATGCGATATGTGAACTATGCGAAGGAGAACAAGCTTTCAATATATGCACCG GATTGTAAGTTCAACAAACTGAAGAGGAAACGCAGGAAGAACAAACCTATATCTTTAACCAGGAAAAACTCTGGCGGTCAAAGCTCAAGGCCGCTGCCTGTGAATCTGG gtaaagaaagagaggaaacCGCCAACCCTATGGAAAGCAATGATACTGGGAAGGACACTGAAGCTGGTGAGGCTGGGAAGAAGAGCATTCAAGCTGGTGACCTTGAAGCATCAGAAGCTATGAAAGAATAA
- the LOC103446049 gene encoding elicitor-responsive protein 3-like, whose protein sequence is MPLGTLEVLLVEAKGLDNNDFMADMDPYVILTVKTQEKNSNVVSGQGSTPEWNETFLFTVSDDVSELNLKIMEKDNFSADDFVGEATICLEPVFTEGSLPPAAYNVVNKDKEFCGEIKIGLTFTPEPERSDNIPSGGYGETEESYGGWKQSSYGEE, encoded by the exons ATGCCTCTCGGAACGCTTGAAGTTCTTCTTGTCGAAGCCAAGGGTCTCGACAACAATGATTTTATGG CTGACATGGATCCTTATGTCATCTTAACTGTAAAAACCCAAGAGAAGAACAGCAATGTGGTCTCAG GGCAAGGATCTACACCAGAATGGAATGAAACCTTTCTATTCACCGTCTCAGATGATGTTTCCGAACTTAATTTGAAAATCATGGAGAAGGATAACTTCAGTGCAGATGATTTTGTGGGAGAAGCAAC CATTTGTTTAGAGCCAGTGTTCACTGAAGGAAGCCTTCCTCCAGCTGCATACAATGTTgtcaacaaggacaaagaattTTGCGGAGAGATCAAAATCGGACTCACATTCACTCCCGAGCCTGAG AGAAGCGACAACATTCCTTCTGGAGGATATGGAGAGACCGAGGAGAGCTATGGCGGATGGAAACAATCGTCTTACGGGGAGGAGTAG
- the LOC103406665 gene encoding uncharacterized protein: MLMGHADGTSEPRSSKDRLLPYAESSELDDVDTADCSEQILHTASFEELAKNIVKYDTVIWLSISLLLVLAWGVGIIMLLYLPFKRYVLQKDVSSRKLYVTPSEVVYKVSRPSFIPFWGITTIEKHVPLSLVIDIIIEQGCLQSRYGIHTFRIESIACGKAAAVDELQVQGVSNPSGLRKVIITEASKAIRESGVSWKPTATTAEGESMARTGSLTEGPLVLRSPSKSLKMSASPRYASIERRGIVPGDLLLNKLDEVNKSVKRIELLIEKSRAHPESSTEMKSDVR, translated from the exons ATGTTGATGGGTCATGCAGACGGTACATCTGAGCCTCGGTCATCCAAGGATCGGTTACTTCCTTATGCTGAATCATCCGAGTTAGATGATGTTGACACTGCAGACTGTTCTGAGCAAATTCTTCACACGGCCTCCTTCGAAGAGCTTGCAAAGAATATCGTTAAGTATGACACTGTTATATGGCTTTCTATATCGCTGTTGCTGGTTTTAGCTTGGGGAGTTGGCATCATCATGCTTTTATATCTGCCCTTTAAGAGATATGTTCTTCAGAAGGATGTTTCCTCACGAAAACTATATGTTACGCCAAGTGAAGTAGTTTACAAG GTTTCGAGGCCATCTTTCATACCCTTCTGGGGCATCACTACAATTGAGAAGCATGTACCCCTTTCCCTGGTGATTGACATCATTATAGAACAAG GTTGCTTGCAGTCAAGGTATGGAATTCATACCTTTAGAATTGAAAGTATAGCATGTGGAAAAGCCGCAGCTGTAGATGAACTACAGGTTCAAGGGGTTTCTAACCCTAGTGGTTTGAGGAAG GTAATCATAACAGAAGCTTCAAAAGCCATACGAGAAAGTGGTGTAAGTTGGAAGCCTACTGCCACCACTGCTGAAGGGGAAAGCATGGCTCGTACTGGATCATTGACCGAGGGACCTCTTGTTTTGAGATCGCCATCTAAAAGCTTAAAG ATGTCAGCATCACCACGCTATGCTTCAATAGAACGCAGAGGCATAGTACCTGGGGATTTACTACTTAATAAACTTGACGAAGTCAATAAATCTGTGAAG AGAATCGAGTTGTTAATTGAGAAGTCCCGTGCACACCCCGAGTCCTCAACTGAAATGAAGTCAGATGTACGCTAG
- the LOC103446060 gene encoding digalactosyldiacylglycerol synthase 2, chloroplastic translates to MDQKRHIAIFTTASLPWMTGTAVNPLFRAAYLAKDGERLVSLVIPWLSLKDQKLVYPNNITFSRPTEQEAYVRHWLDERIGFKSDFSILFYPGKFSLDKRSILAAGDISEVIPDENADVAILEEPEHLTWFHHGKRWKIKFRLVVGIIHTNYLEYVRRERNGRMQAFLLKYINNWVVGIYCHKVIRLSAATQDYPKSIVCNVHGVNPKFLEIGKKKLEQQQNGVQAFTKGAYYIGKMVWSKGYKELLKLLQDHQKELNGLEVDLYGSGEDSDQVQEAAKRLELAVRVHPGRDHADLEFHDYKVFLNPSTTDVVCTTTAEALAMGKIVVCANHPSNEFFKQFPNCRTYDNADEFVKLTQQALAEEPAQLTDAQRHELSWETATERFLRVAELDQAFTRKLSKNPSKSFMSTSLGAWSTMEDASAYVHHVASGFETTRKIFGAIPKSLQPDEEQCKELGFAMPAGKRN, encoded by the exons ATGGATCAAAAGCGACATATTGCGATATTTACTACTGCAAGCCTTCCATGGATGACTGGAACTGCCGTCAACCCTCTATTCCGTGCAGCCTATCTTGCAAAAGATGGGGAGAGACTTGTCTCTTTGGTTATCCCTTGGTTATCGTTGAAAGATCAAAAACTAGTATATCCTAACAATATCACATTCAGCAGACCTACGGAGCAGGAGGCTTATGTCCGTCACTGGCTTGACGAGAGGATTGGGTTCAAATCTGATTTCAGTATACTTTTTTATCCTGGAAAG TTTTCCTTAGATAAAAGGAGCATCCTCGCTGCTGGAGATATTTCAGAAGTAATCCCTGATGAAAATGCAGATGTTGCCATCCTTGAGGAGCCTGAGCACCTTACATGGTTTCATCACGGGAAGAGATGGAAGATTAAGTTCCGGCTGGTTGTAGGAATCATCCACACCAATTATTTGGAATATGTGAGAAGGGAGAGGAATGGAAGAATGCAAGCATTTCTtcttaaatatataaataattggGTTGTCGGAATATATTGTCATAAG GTAATCCGGTTATCTGCCGCCACCCAGGATTATCCTAAATCCATTGTTTGCAATGTTCATGGAGTCAACCCAAAATTTCTGGAGATAGGCAAGAAAAAGCTAGAGcaacaacaaaatggagtacaGGCCTTCACCAAAGGTGCCTATTACATTGGGAAGATGGTATGGAGCAAAGGCTACAAGGAGCTACTCAAGCTTCTGCAGGATCATCAAAAGGAATTAAATGGACTTGAAGTGGATTTATATGGAAGCGGGGAGGACTCTGATCAAGTTCAGGAAGCTGCCAAAAGATTGGAACTGGCCGTTAGAGTCCACCCTGGTCGTGACCATGCTGATCTTGAATTTCACGA TTATAAGGTATTCCTCAATCCAAGCACCACGGATGTGGTTTGCACAACCACAGCAGAAGCATTGGCAATGGGTAAAATCGTTGTATGTGCCAATCACCCCTCAAATGAATTCTTCAAGCAATTCCCAAATTGTCGAACATATGACAATGCTGATGAGTTTGTTAAGCTCACACAGCAGGCGCTTGCTGAAGAGCCTGCCCAGCTGACTGATGCACAGAGGCATGAGCTTTCATGGGAAACTGCCACGGAACGATTTCTAAGGGTTGCTGAGCTAGACCAGGCTTTTACCAGGAAGCTATCAAAAAATCCTTCAAAAAGCTTTATGTCTACCTCATTAGGTGCTTGGAGTACAATGGAGGATGCATCAGCATATGTGCATCATGTGGCTTCTGGTTTTGAAACAACACGGAAGATATTCGGTGCAATCCCGAAGAGTTTGCAACCAGATGAGGAACAATGTAAAGAGCTTGGGTTTGCCATGCCTGCAGGTAAACGAAATTGA
- the LOC103451480 gene encoding uncharacterized protein — MPHGTLEVLLVSAKGLDNNDFLGNMDPYVILTVRTQDKKSTVVSGQGSEPEWNETFSFTVSDDVDELRLKIMDKDTFSSDDFIGEATVALEPLFAEGSLPPTPYNVVNQDKEYSGEIKVGLTFTPERSGHGDSSGDYGDSEGYGGERKGSHKGEERYGGGGGGGSDYRGSGGGYGGGGGGGYGNSGGGGRKGSHKGEERYGVGGGGGGDYGGSDGGYGGGGGGYGGGGGGYGDHGGGNGGGGGLGGGGSSYGDRGGDYGGGGGGWKESSKSEDSSGGWKESSAYRG, encoded by the exons ATGCCTCACGGAACGCTTGAAGTTCTTCTTGTCAGTGCCAAAGGCCTCGACAACAATGATTTTCTCG GTAACATGGATCCCTATGTTATTTTAACTGTAAGGACCCAAGACAAGAAAAGCACCGTCGTCTCAG GGCAAGGATCTGAACCAGAATGGAACGAAACTTTTTCCTTTACAGTCTCCGACGATGTTGATGAACTTCGCTTGAAAATAATGGACAAAGATACCTTTAGCTCTGATGATTTTATTGGAGAAGCAAC GGTTGCTTTAGAGCCGTTGTTCGCTGAAGGAAGCCTTCCACCAACTCCATACAATGTTGTCAATCAGGACAAGGAATATAGTGGAGAGATTAAAGTTGGACTCACTTTTACTCCTGAG AGAAGTGGCCATGGCGACAGTTCTGGAGACTATGGTGACTCGGAGGGCTATGGTGGTGAGAGGAAAGGATCACATAAAGGTGAGGAAAggtatggtggtggtggtggtggcggcagTGACTACCGTGGAAGTGGCGGCGGCTATGGTgggggtggtggtggcggcTATGGCaatagtggtggtggtgggaggAAAGGATCACATAAAGGTGAGGAAAGGTAtggtgttggtggtggtggcggcggtGATTATGGTGGAAGTGACGGTGGCTATGGTGGAGGCGGAGGTGGCTATGGTGGAGGTGGCGGTGGCTATGGTGATCATGGTGGTGGTAATGGTGGCGGCGGTGGCCTCGGTGGTGGTGGTAGTAGTTATGGCGATCGTGGTGGTGACtatggtggcggtggtggtggatggaaaGAATCATCTAAATCTGAGGACAGCTCTGGTGGATGGAAAGAATCCTCCGCATACAGAGGATGA